A single genomic interval of Streptomyces showdoensis harbors:
- a CDS encoding class F sortase has protein sequence MSNSSKGWGIAVAACAGLWLIQNGSGDVTPPVPSAAQAFAAGPSVHTDAAADPLPPSAPLRLRIPEIDVDAPVTGLGLDAAGALEVPPAADRNLAGWYEDGTRPGAEGTAIVAGHVDNDRGPAVFYALGALKKGHRIEVLRQDGRTAVFTIDAVEVYDKEHFPDAKVYGEADRAEIRVITCGGGFSKKAGGYQGNVVAFGHLIGVR, from the coding sequence GTGAGCAACAGCAGCAAGGGCTGGGGCATAGCCGTCGCCGCCTGCGCGGGCCTCTGGCTGATCCAGAACGGCTCGGGCGACGTCACCCCGCCCGTCCCGTCCGCCGCCCAGGCCTTCGCCGCCGGGCCCAGCGTCCACACGGACGCCGCCGCGGACCCGCTCCCGCCCTCGGCGCCGCTGCGGCTGCGCATCCCCGAGATCGACGTCGACGCCCCCGTGACCGGGCTCGGGCTCGACGCCGCGGGTGCCCTGGAGGTGCCGCCGGCGGCCGACCGCAACCTGGCCGGCTGGTACGAGGACGGCACCCGGCCCGGCGCCGAGGGCACCGCGATCGTCGCGGGACACGTCGACAACGACCGGGGACCGGCGGTCTTCTACGCGCTGGGCGCGCTGAAGAAGGGCCACCGGATCGAGGTGCTCCGACAGGACGGCCGGACCGCGGTGTTCACGATCGACGCGGTCGAGGTCTACGACAAGGAGCACTTCCCCGACGCCAAGGTGTACGGGGAGGCGGACCGCGCCGAGATCCGGGTGATCACCTGCGGCGGCGGCTTCTCGAAGAAGGCCGGCGGCTACCAGGGCAACGTGGTCGCCTTCGGCCATCTCATCGGGGTCCGGTAG
- a CDS encoding sirohydrochlorin chelatase: MTTYEPDLAFAGSADLLGRIGTRLGERLRQVRPRERGPALIAVGHGSRDPRAAATLRLLVDRVRELRPGLDVRLAHIELNPPLLPDALVEGAVLVPLLLARGHHVKHDLPAAAALAAGTRVAAPLGPHPLLVEALAERLAEAGWTAEDSASRATGVVLAAAGSRDPESGADTRRLAALLGERLGGVPVVPAYASAATPTVPEALRALAARGRHRVAVASCFTAPGLFATRSAAHAPWIAAEPLGDHPALARLVLHRYEEAVSHTPQRELAASAP, translated from the coding sequence ATGACGACGTACGAGCCGGACCTCGCGTTCGCCGGAAGCGCCGACCTGCTCGGCCGGATCGGGACCCGGCTCGGCGAGCGCCTGCGGCAGGTGCGCCCGCGGGAGCGCGGACCCGCCCTGATCGCCGTCGGGCACGGCAGCCGCGACCCCCGCGCCGCCGCCACCCTCCGCCTCCTCGTCGACCGGGTGCGCGAACTGCGCCCGGGCCTCGACGTCCGCCTCGCGCACATCGAGCTGAACCCGCCGCTGCTCCCGGACGCGCTCGTCGAGGGAGCCGTCCTCGTGCCGCTGCTCCTCGCCCGCGGCCACCACGTCAAGCACGACCTGCCCGCCGCCGCCGCGCTCGCGGCCGGCACCCGGGTCGCCGCCCCGCTCGGCCCGCACCCCCTGCTCGTCGAGGCCCTCGCCGAGCGGCTCGCCGAGGCGGGCTGGACCGCCGAGGACAGCGCCTCCCGGGCCACCGGGGTGGTCCTGGCCGCCGCCGGCTCGCGCGACCCGGAGTCGGGCGCCGACACGCGCCGGCTCGCCGCCCTGCTCGGCGAGCGGCTCGGGGGCGTGCCCGTCGTCCCCGCCTACGCCTCCGCCGCCACGCCCACCGTCCCCGAGGCCCTGCGCGCCCTCGCCGCCCGCGGTCGCCACCGGGTCGCCGTCGCCTCCTGCTTCACCGCCCCCGGCCTCTTCGCCACCCGCAGCGCCGCCCACGCCCCCTGGATCGCCGCCGAACCGCTGGGCGACCACCCGGCCCTGGCCCGGCTGGTCCTGCACCGCTACGAGGAGGCCGTGTCCCACACACCCCAGCGGGAACTCGCCGCCTCCGCCCCGTGA
- a CDS encoding trypsin-like peptidase domain-containing protein, translated as MAAVHEEEHLARSVVRVRTRSGQVVGAGFLVDADTVATCAHVVAEAAGESGVPATPPDGPVHLDFPLHGGARARATVLTWRERDDIALLRLDAPVPGSRPVPPADAGGARVWQHPFRALGFPAHSDGGVWATGTLRGPQGEGWVQMETALPGQRIVPGFSGTPVWDETLGGVAGMTVAADGAAGSTTAYLVPLGTLLDPAVLPPRNPFRGLAPFAEADAGVFHGREEETRNLLAAAARRPLTLVVGPSGSGKSSLVRAGLLPALRAAGTTVRELRAVPGTRPAAALAHALAPVLEPELGELARLRRTAELTRLLDSADGLPAAVRDRVLAHAGEGGHVLFVDQLEEYATADPAAARALTRLLVALGAGQPGRPALRVVATARAESLGVLVTPEAADVLSDATRLLAPLSAEGLLRAVTGPVAALPGLWFEPGLPERIVADAGEEPGRMPLVQFALTRLWEAREAGTLTHAAYDAVGGVAGALVGYAEEALAELLRPGEEPLARRLFVQLARPAAGGSFARRPARTAELAPALAELARRLAPTKLVVLGTAGGEDPGRTGPAAETVELAHESLTTLWPRLHDWLTESRDFRAWQEQLRRDLTRWRDQDREPAALLRGSSLATALDRLARHPEDVGEAERAYILLGDRQARRGTRRLYAVIAFVAALALTAGGLAGWALYNNARYQGQLREQAGRLLAATAERREAAEPASALQLALAARATDPSPDTYGALLRQYARGQSLTGSHPGLWPGAFESMDVTPDGRTAVVVSMRDDGTRAVSVVTGLDGDGPRSRPLRQVPAEALEDAGHGSTSELGPDGRTFALAAGDGRVWLWDLPGAGPDARPRVLTSADAAGRRVNGVHLDISSDGRRLLRMLAFYDGKGAKSARDRYAALSAWDLTTGRRLPTAPGLLPGDPRYAAFTADPGQVVLLPDEEGGKTVVRELATGREVRSFDADYRNGTIAAGGERLVVGGRPSDPEGTPLRSFTTSGAPGRPVLLPPEVEGVVDPDRSGGFAVLAQNLEKGRRAEVTLVELRTGHLYRTRLPVPGAASATDLDRSVAVVPDGRDARVLLPAGDTLLTARAAPLAALPGHTATSELVKGGPSPDGTLLARSGEGFVEVVETATGRGRRAPAQPGVDGVPFWTADSRWIVLGLADATVSAFSAADPRRRVDLDLGAWGTGARAVEAIEPLTGSEVAVLTSDGRLMLFDAATGRRLAPVVRAEERTEAERSDLFLATGQVRARPGRPDEAAVVVGTGTEAGRVELWNLRDGVRLRTLTLGALGYASELGGLPRLQFSADGRTLAALHGDGFVRFWDVETGRRTGRPLATADRFTRLIGFGPDGVFLTTGPDGDPRVWDLGTGLLLADLPLPAGLGISLQGSRLLAAGDGWHQAVDLRPEEMAKALCRSGLDRDFTEAERALLPEGAEGGPPCRTVGG; from the coding sequence GTGGCCGCCGTCCACGAGGAAGAGCACCTGGCGCGCTCCGTCGTCCGCGTCCGCACCCGCTCCGGCCAGGTGGTCGGGGCGGGCTTCCTCGTCGACGCGGACACGGTGGCGACCTGCGCCCACGTCGTCGCCGAGGCGGCCGGGGAGTCCGGCGTCCCCGCCACGCCCCCGGACGGGCCGGTCCACCTCGACTTCCCGCTGCACGGCGGCGCCCGGGCCCGCGCGACCGTCCTGACCTGGCGGGAGCGGGACGACATCGCGCTGCTCCGGCTCGACGCCCCCGTCCCCGGCAGCCGCCCGGTCCCCCCGGCCGACGCCGGCGGCGCCCGGGTCTGGCAGCACCCCTTCCGGGCCCTCGGCTTCCCCGCGCACTCCGACGGCGGCGTCTGGGCCACCGGCACCCTGCGCGGCCCGCAGGGCGAGGGCTGGGTCCAGATGGAGACCGCCCTGCCCGGACAGCGGATCGTCCCCGGCTTCAGCGGCACCCCCGTGTGGGACGAGACGCTGGGCGGGGTGGCCGGCATGACGGTCGCCGCCGACGGCGCGGCCGGCTCCACCACCGCGTACCTCGTCCCGCTCGGCACCCTGCTCGACCCCGCGGTGCTGCCGCCGCGCAACCCGTTCCGCGGCCTCGCCCCCTTCGCCGAGGCGGACGCCGGGGTCTTCCACGGCCGCGAGGAGGAGACCCGGAACCTGCTGGCCGCCGCCGCCCGCCGCCCGCTGACCCTCGTCGTCGGCCCGTCCGGCTCCGGCAAGTCCTCCCTCGTCCGGGCCGGACTGCTGCCCGCGCTGCGGGCCGCCGGGACCACCGTCCGCGAACTCCGCGCCGTCCCCGGCACCCGCCCCGCCGCCGCCCTCGCCCACGCCCTCGCGCCCGTCCTCGAACCGGAGCTCGGGGAGCTCGCCCGGCTGCGGAGGACGGCCGAGCTCACCCGGCTCCTCGACAGCGCGGACGGGCTGCCCGCCGCCGTGCGGGACCGGGTCCTCGCCCACGCGGGCGAGGGCGGACACGTCCTCTTCGTGGACCAGCTGGAGGAGTACGCGACGGCCGACCCCGCCGCCGCCCGCGCCCTGACCCGGCTCCTCGTCGCCCTCGGCGCCGGGCAGCCCGGCCGGCCCGCGTTACGGGTGGTGGCCACCGCCCGGGCCGAGTCCCTGGGCGTCCTGGTCACCCCCGAGGCCGCCGACGTGCTCAGCGACGCGACCCGGCTGCTCGCCCCGCTCTCCGCCGAGGGACTGCTCCGGGCCGTGACCGGACCCGTCGCCGCCCTGCCCGGCCTCTGGTTCGAACCGGGCCTGCCCGAACGGATCGTCGCCGACGCGGGCGAGGAGCCGGGCCGCATGCCGCTGGTCCAGTTCGCCCTCACCCGCCTGTGGGAGGCGCGCGAGGCCGGCACCCTCACCCACGCCGCCTACGACGCCGTCGGCGGCGTCGCGGGCGCCCTCGTCGGCTACGCCGAGGAAGCCCTGGCCGAGCTGCTCCGCCCCGGCGAAGAGCCACTGGCCCGCCGCCTGTTCGTCCAGCTCGCCCGCCCCGCGGCCGGCGGCTCCTTCGCCCGCCGCCCCGCCCGCACCGCCGAACTGGCCCCCGCCCTCGCGGAACTCGCCCGTCGGCTCGCCCCGACGAAGCTCGTCGTCCTGGGGACGGCGGGCGGCGAGGACCCCGGCCGCACCGGGCCCGCCGCGGAGACCGTCGAACTCGCCCACGAATCCCTCACCACCCTCTGGCCCCGCCTGCACGACTGGCTCACCGAGTCCCGCGACTTCCGCGCCTGGCAGGAACAGCTCCGCAGGGACCTCACCCGCTGGCGCGACCAGGACCGCGAGCCCGCCGCCCTGCTCCGCGGCTCCAGCCTCGCCACCGCCCTCGACCGGCTGGCCCGCCACCCGGAGGACGTCGGCGAGGCGGAACGCGCGTACATCCTCCTCGGCGACCGCCAGGCCAGGCGCGGCACCCGCCGGCTGTACGCGGTGATCGCTTTCGTCGCCGCGCTCGCGCTGACGGCCGGCGGGCTCGCGGGCTGGGCGCTGTACAACAACGCCCGCTACCAGGGGCAGTTGCGGGAGCAGGCCGGGCGCCTCCTCGCCGCCACCGCCGAACGCCGCGAGGCCGCCGAACCCGCCTCCGCCCTCCAACTGGCCCTCGCGGCCCGCGCGACGGACCCGAGCCCGGACACGTACGGGGCACTGCTCCGCCAGTACGCCCGCGGCCAGTCCCTGACCGGCAGCCACCCGGGCCTGTGGCCGGGCGCCTTCGAGAGCATGGACGTGACGCCGGACGGGCGGACGGCGGTGGTCGTCTCGATGCGGGACGACGGGACGCGGGCCGTGTCCGTGGTGACGGGCCTCGACGGGGACGGCCCGCGCTCGCGGCCCCTGCGGCAGGTCCCGGCGGAGGCCCTGGAGGACGCCGGCCACGGTTCCACGAGCGAGCTCGGCCCGGACGGGCGGACCTTCGCCCTCGCCGCCGGGGACGGCCGGGTGTGGCTGTGGGACCTCCCGGGAGCCGGCCCGGACGCGCGGCCCCGCGTCCTGACGTCCGCCGACGCGGCGGGCCGCAGGGTCAACGGGGTCCACCTGGACATCAGCAGCGACGGACGCCGGCTGCTGCGGATGCTCGCCTTCTACGACGGGAAGGGCGCCAAGAGCGCCCGGGACCGCTACGCGGCCCTCTCCGCCTGGGACCTGACGACGGGCCGCCGCCTCCCCACCGCGCCCGGCCTCCTCCCGGGGGACCCGCGCTACGCCGCCTTCACGGCCGACCCCGGTCAGGTCGTCCTCCTCCCGGACGAGGAAGGCGGGAAGACGGTCGTCCGCGAACTGGCGACGGGCCGAGAGGTCCGCTCCTTCGACGCCGACTACCGGAACGGGACGATCGCCGCGGGCGGCGAGCGCCTCGTCGTCGGAGGGCGTCCGTCCGACCCCGAGGGCACCCCCCTCCGGAGCTTCACCACGAGCGGCGCCCCCGGCCGTCCCGTCCTCCTGCCTCCCGAGGTGGAGGGCGTCGTCGACCCGGACCGGAGCGGCGGGTTCGCCGTCCTCGCGCAGAACCTGGAGAAGGGGCGACGGGCCGAGGTGACCCTGGTCGAGCTGCGCACCGGCCACCTGTACCGGACCAGGCTCCCCGTGCCGGGAGCGGCGAGCGCCACCGACCTGGACCGGTCCGTCGCCGTCGTCCCGGACGGGCGGGACGCCAGGGTGCTCCTCCCCGCCGGGGACACCCTGCTCACCGCCCGGGCCGCTCCGCTCGCGGCGCTGCCGGGGCACACCGCGACGAGCGAACTCGTCAAGGGCGGACCGTCTCCCGACGGCACCCTCCTCGCCCGCTCGGGCGAGGGCTTCGTCGAGGTGGTCGAGACCGCGACGGGGCGCGGGAGGAGGGCGCCCGCGCAACCCGGCGTGGACGGCGTCCCGTTCTGGACCGCGGACTCCCGCTGGATCGTCCTGGGCCTGGCCGACGCCACGGTCTCGGCCTTCTCGGCCGCCGACCCCCGCAGACGCGTCGACCTCGACCTGGGCGCCTGGGGCACCGGGGCGCGGGCCGTGGAGGCGATCGAGCCGCTGACCGGCAGCGAGGTCGCCGTCCTCACCTCCGACGGCCGGCTGATGCTCTTCGACGCCGCCACGGGCCGTCGGCTCGCCCCGGTCGTCCGGGCCGAGGAGAGGACGGAGGCCGAGCGGTCCGACCTCTTCCTCGCCACCGGCCAGGTGCGGGCCCGCCCCGGCCGCCCCGACGAGGCCGCCGTCGTGGTGGGCACCGGCACGGAGGCCGGCCGGGTGGAGCTGTGGAACCTGCGCGACGGGGTCCGCCTGCGCACGCTCACCCTCGGGGCCCTCGGCTACGCGAGCGAGCTCGGCGGCCTGCCCCGCCTCCAGTTCAGCGCGGACGGCCGCACGCTGGCCGCCCTCCACGGCGACGGGTTCGTGCGCTTCTGGGACGTGGAGACCGGGCGCCGGACCGGCCGGCCCCTCGCGACCGCCGACCGTTTCACCCGGCTCATCGGCTTCGGCCCCGACGGCGTGTTCCTCACCACCGGCCCCGACGGCGACCCCCGCGTCTGGGACCTGGGGACCGGCCTCCTCCTCGCCGACCTCCCGCTGCCCGCGGGCCTCGGGATCTCCCTCCAGGGCAGCCGCCTCCTCGCCGCGGGCGACGGCTGGCACCAGGCCGTCGACCTGCGCCCGGAGGAGATGGCGAAGGCCCTCTGCCGGAGCGGGCTCGACCGGGACTTCACCGAGGCCGAGCGCGCCCTGCTGCCGGAGGGGGCCGAGGGCGGGCCGCCCTGTCGTACCGTGGGCGGGTGA
- the cutA gene encoding divalent-cation tolerance protein CutA: MILTVLTTTDSRTKAEALARGAVEARVAACAQVSGPVTSVYRWRGAVDSAQEWQVVFKTTELRYADLEAHLLAAHDYETPEILATPVARASADYARWVERETAAP, from the coding sequence GTGATCCTCACCGTCCTCACCACCACCGACTCCCGCACCAAGGCCGAGGCCCTGGCCCGCGGGGCCGTCGAGGCCCGGGTCGCCGCCTGCGCGCAGGTCTCCGGTCCCGTCACGTCCGTCTACCGGTGGCGGGGCGCGGTCGACTCCGCCCAGGAGTGGCAGGTGGTGTTCAAGACCACCGAGCTGCGGTACGCCGACCTGGAGGCGCACCTCCTCGCCGCGCACGACTACGAGACGCCCGAGATCCTCGCGACCCCGGTGGCGCGGGCGAGCGCCGACTACGCGCGCTGGGTCGAGCGGGAGACCGCCGCCCCGTGA
- a CDS encoding NADPH-dependent FMN reductase: MDITNAQPGPLRLAVIVASNREGRFGPVVADWFTARAAERDDFAVDLVDLAEVDLPTALSHHPAPAVRAELAKVTPVLAAADAFVVLTPEYNHSFPASLKSLIDWHFTEWQAKPVGFVSYGGMSGGLRAVEQLRQVYAEMHAVTVRDTVSFHGAHGRFHEDGTPRDPEGPDAAAKSMLDQLAWWAHALRDAKSVRPYAG, encoded by the coding sequence ATGGACATCACGAACGCCCAGCCGGGTCCCCTCCGCCTCGCCGTCATCGTCGCCAGCAACCGCGAGGGCCGCTTCGGCCCCGTCGTCGCCGACTGGTTCACCGCCCGCGCCGCCGAGCGCGACGACTTCGCCGTCGACCTCGTCGACCTCGCCGAGGTCGACCTGCCCACCGCCCTCTCCCACCACCCCGCCCCCGCCGTCCGCGCCGAGCTGGCCAAGGTCACCCCGGTCCTCGCCGCCGCCGACGCCTTCGTCGTCCTCACCCCCGAGTACAACCACTCGTTCCCCGCCTCCCTCAAGTCCCTGATCGACTGGCACTTCACCGAATGGCAGGCCAAGCCCGTCGGCTTCGTCTCCTACGGCGGCATGTCCGGCGGCCTGCGCGCGGTCGAGCAACTCCGCCAGGTGTACGCCGAGATGCACGCCGTCACGGTCCGCGACACCGTCTCCTTCCACGGCGCCCACGGCCGCTTCCACGAGGACGGAACCCCCCGGGACCCCGAGGGCCCCGACGCCGCCGCGAAGTCCATGCTCGACCAGCTCGCCTGGTGGGCCCACGCCCTCCGTGACGCCAAGTCGGTCCGCCCGTACGCCGGTTGA
- a CDS encoding gamma-glutamylcyclotransferase family protein, which produces MTADVLPFFVYGTLRPGAYNHDRFLLGRTGAEEDAVLPGALLHDGPGYPFAVPGEGRVAGALLTAAPGRYGELLAVLDRLEEPAGYERVVREVVRSGDGAHLAAWVYLAAPGAPLGPVIAGGDWFRRP; this is translated from the coding sequence GTGACGGCGGACGTGCTGCCGTTCTTCGTGTACGGGACGCTGCGCCCGGGCGCGTACAACCACGACCGCTTCCTGCTCGGCCGCACCGGCGCCGAGGAGGACGCCGTGCTGCCGGGCGCGCTCCTGCACGACGGGCCCGGGTATCCGTTCGCGGTGCCCGGCGAGGGCCGGGTCGCGGGGGCGCTGCTGACGGCCGCGCCCGGCCGGTACGGCGAACTGCTCGCCGTACTGGACCGGTTGGAGGAGCCCGCCGGGTACGAGCGGGTCGTGCGGGAGGTGGTGCGGTCCGGGGACGGGGCGCACCTGGCCGCCTGGGTGTACCTCGCGGCGCCCGGCGCGCCGCTCGGGCCGGTGATCGCGGGCGGCGACTGGTTCAGGCGCCCGTAG
- a CDS encoding SanA/YdcF family protein translates to MRGVRLSLPRTTRARRRTVQAVMLGAVLALAPATWMHTTTGDRLRTTADVPAQDVGVVFGAGLWKGRPTPYLAHRLDAAAELYRTGKVRVLLVTGDNSRTEYDEPSAMRTYLAARGVPDDKVVSDYAGFDTWDSCVRAKKIFGVDRAVLVTQDFHIKRAVALCGAAGVESYGVGVPEPHDSVWYYGTTRELAAAGKAALDAALRPDPHFLGSREDGVAEALAASPGTRP, encoded by the coding sequence ATGCGCGGCGTACGCCTGTCGCTCCCCCGGACCACCCGGGCCCGCCGCCGTACCGTCCAGGCCGTGATGCTCGGCGCCGTGCTCGCCCTCGCCCCCGCCACCTGGATGCACACCACCACCGGGGACCGGCTGCGCACCACCGCCGACGTGCCCGCCCAGGACGTCGGCGTCGTGTTCGGCGCCGGCCTGTGGAAGGGGCGCCCCACCCCGTACCTCGCGCACCGCCTCGACGCCGCCGCCGAGCTCTACCGCACCGGCAAGGTCCGGGTCCTGCTCGTCACCGGCGACAACAGCCGCACCGAGTACGACGAGCCCAGCGCCATGCGCACCTACCTCGCCGCCCGCGGGGTCCCCGACGACAAGGTCGTCAGCGACTACGCCGGCTTCGACACCTGGGACTCCTGCGTCCGCGCCAAGAAGATCTTCGGCGTGGACCGGGCCGTCCTCGTCACCCAGGACTTCCACATCAAGCGGGCCGTCGCCCTCTGCGGGGCGGCCGGCGTCGAGTCGTACGGCGTCGGGGTCCCCGAACCCCACGACTCCGTCTGGTACTACGGCACCACCCGCGAGCTCGCCGCCGCCGGGAAGGCCGCCCTCGACGCGGCCCTGCGCCCGGACCCGCACTTCCTCGGCTCCCGCGAGGACGGGGTCGCCGAGGCGCTGGCCGCCTCACCCGGGACCCGGCCCTGA
- a CDS encoding aquaporin — protein MRMSPAPLPRRVTAEFTGTAALVAVIVGSGIRADSLSQDIGVRLLANALASAIGLGLLIALLGPLSGAHFNPVVTLSEWWSRRGEGESGGGRGGEAAGYIAAQLAGAVAGALLAEAMFGRAPGALATEPRAEPHLLLGEAVATAGLVLVVQGLRRIGRPSLAPVAVAGYIGAAIWFTSSGSFANPAATVGRSFSDSFTGIAPGSVPAFAAAQLLGMLLGMGLAAALYGTRAGTRAGTGAGTGTGTGTDTTTGIDTGIDTGIGTDTGGRG, from the coding sequence ATGAGAATGTCCCCCGCGCCGCTCCCCCGGCGCGTCACCGCCGAGTTCACCGGCACCGCCGCCCTCGTCGCCGTCATCGTCGGCTCCGGCATCCGCGCCGACTCCCTCAGCCAGGACATCGGCGTCCGGCTGCTCGCCAACGCCCTCGCCTCCGCCATCGGGCTCGGCCTGCTCATCGCGCTCCTCGGCCCGCTCTCCGGCGCCCACTTCAACCCCGTCGTCACCCTCTCCGAGTGGTGGTCCCGCCGCGGCGAGGGCGAGAGCGGCGGCGGGCGCGGCGGGGAGGCGGCCGGGTACATCGCCGCCCAGCTCGCCGGCGCCGTCGCGGGCGCCCTGCTCGCCGAGGCGATGTTCGGGCGGGCACCCGGCGCCCTCGCCACCGAGCCGCGCGCCGAACCGCACCTCCTGCTCGGCGAGGCCGTCGCCACCGCCGGGCTCGTCCTCGTCGTCCAGGGCCTGCGCCGCATCGGCCGCCCCTCCCTCGCCCCGGTCGCCGTCGCCGGCTACATCGGGGCGGCGATCTGGTTCACCTCCTCCGGCTCCTTCGCCAACCCGGCGGCCACCGTCGGCCGCTCCTTCTCCGACTCCTTCACCGGCATCGCCCCCGGCTCCGTCCCCGCCTTCGCCGCCGCCCAGCTGCTCGGCATGCTGCTGGGGATGGGCCTGGCGGCCGCGCTCTACGGCACCCGGGCAGGGACCCGGGCAGGGACCGGGGCAGGGACCGGAACCGGGACCGGGACCGACACCACGACCGGCATCGACACCGGCATCGACACCGGCATCGGCACCGACACCGGCGGCCGCGGCTGA
- a CDS encoding aminotransferase class IV has translation MTTPAAPATPPAETPALHVEVDGSPVADPELLATLMSGYGHFTAMQVRDGRVQGLGLHLDRLDRATRELFDRGLDGGRVRALVGAALEAAGRRDASARVYVYDGARTVVTVRAPFPPDRTPQALRSVTYWRPAAHIKHLGGFGQTFHGEAARRAGFDEALLTGPDGEIAEGAVTNIAFWDGTSVIWPSAPCLAGITMALLAPRLPSTSRRVTLADLPSFRSAFVTNSRGIAPVSRIDGVGLVVDEELMDRVYAAYGAAPWETL, from the coding sequence ATGACCACCCCCGCCGCACCCGCCACGCCGCCCGCCGAGACCCCTGCCCTGCACGTCGAGGTCGACGGCTCCCCCGTCGCCGACCCGGAGCTCCTCGCGACCCTGATGAGCGGCTACGGCCACTTCACCGCCATGCAGGTCCGCGACGGCCGGGTCCAGGGCCTCGGCCTGCACCTGGACCGCCTGGACCGGGCCACCCGCGAGCTGTTCGACCGGGGCCTGGACGGCGGCCGGGTCCGGGCGCTGGTCGGCGCGGCCCTGGAGGCGGCCGGGCGGCGGGACGCCTCCGCGCGGGTCTACGTGTACGACGGCGCCCGGACCGTCGTGACCGTACGGGCGCCCTTCCCGCCGGACCGCACCCCGCAGGCGCTGCGCTCGGTCACGTACTGGCGTCCCGCCGCGCACATCAAGCACCTGGGCGGCTTCGGCCAGACCTTCCACGGCGAGGCGGCCCGCCGGGCGGGCTTCGACGAGGCCCTGCTGACGGGGCCGGACGGCGAGATCGCCGAGGGCGCGGTCACCAACATCGCCTTCTGGGACGGCACTTCGGTGATCTGGCCGTCGGCACCCTGCCTGGCCGGCATCACCATGGCCCTGCTCGCCCCGCGGCTGCCCTCCACCAGCCGCCGGGTGACCCTGGCGGACCTGCCCTCCTTCCGCTCGGCCTTCGTGACGAACTCGCGGGGCATCGCCCCGGTCTCCCGCATCGACGGGGTCGGGCTCGTGGTCGACGAGGAGCTGATGGACCGGGTGTACGCGGCGTACGGCGCGGCGCCCTGGGAGACCCTCTGA
- a CDS encoding sulfite exporter TauE/SafE family protein, which yields MPDISLTTLVLLCLAALVAGWIDAVVGGGGLLLLPALLLGLPHLPAAQILGTNKAVAIVGTSGAAVTYVRKAPVQVGRAVRIGLAALAGSMGGAFFAAGISSEVLRPVIMVVLVGVAAFVLFRPSFGTRVEGEAAPPLTRARIVTAIVVVGGGIGFYDGLFGPGTGTFLVLALTAVLHLDLVTASATAKIVNVCTNVGALAMFAYHGSVLWQLAAVMAVFNLTGGMIGARMALSKGAEFVRGVLLVVVFSLVAKLAFDQWA from the coding sequence ATGCCTGACATATCCCTGACCACCCTTGTCCTGCTCTGCCTCGCCGCGCTGGTGGCGGGCTGGATCGATGCCGTGGTCGGGGGCGGCGGGCTGCTCCTGCTGCCCGCGCTGCTGCTCGGGCTGCCGCACCTGCCCGCGGCCCAGATCCTCGGCACCAACAAGGCCGTCGCGATCGTCGGCACCTCGGGCGCGGCCGTCACCTACGTCCGCAAGGCGCCCGTGCAGGTGGGCCGGGCGGTGCGGATCGGTCTCGCCGCCCTCGCCGGTTCGATGGGCGGGGCCTTCTTCGCGGCCGGGATCAGCAGCGAGGTGCTGCGCCCGGTGATCATGGTGGTGCTGGTCGGGGTGGCCGCCTTCGTGCTCTTCCGGCCCTCCTTCGGCACCCGGGTGGAGGGCGAGGCGGCGCCGCCGCTCACCCGGGCCCGGATCGTCACCGCGATCGTCGTGGTCGGCGGCGGCATCGGCTTCTACGACGGGCTGTTCGGGCCCGGCACCGGCACCTTCCTGGTGCTCGCCCTGACCGCCGTGCTCCACCTGGACCTGGTGACGGCCTCCGCCACCGCCAAGATCGTCAACGTCTGCACCAACGTGGGCGCGCTCGCGATGTTCGCCTACCACGGCAGCGTGCTGTGGCAGCTGGCGGCGGTCATGGCCGTGTTCAACCTGACGGGCGGGATGATCGGCGCGCGGATGGCGCTGAGCAAGGGGGCCGAGTTCGTCCGCGGGGTGCTGCTGGTGGTGGTCTTCTCGCTGGTCGCCAAGCTGGCCTTCGACCAGTGGGCGTGA